From Scleropages formosus chromosome 1, fSclFor1.1, whole genome shotgun sequence, a single genomic window includes:
- the scml4 gene encoding sex comb on midleg-like protein 4 isoform X4, with the protein MTPLAISPPSSTPEPDMSSIPQDAATVPHSATPQVLTVCIYINKQANTGPNLDRKKLQQLPDHFGPDRPSVVLQQAVQGCIDSAFQQKAVFSLLTQGYGGEKISATFDGKQHLLSLPVVNSVGYVLRFLKKLCRSLHCENLFSDQQFTHHPSASYHADKYYEGNALSTETSMPEDYLADPIDSKRYSVDPSDSAFNAMGSSYPGKAYGYRSCQSFPSGRQASSPNTFQEGNRSAYSPSPESQEAKPPPSKDPSTWTVEDVVWFVKDADPQALGPHVDVFRKHEIDGYALLLLKSDVIMKYLGLKLGPALKLCYHIDKLKQAKF; encoded by the exons ATGACCCCCCTGGCCATCTCCCCTCCGAGCAGCACACCGGAGCCAGACATGAGCTCCATTCCCCAGGATGCTGCCACCGTCCCGCACTCAGCCACGCCCCAGGTGCTTACAG TTTGCATTTATATAAACAAGCAAGCCAACACGGGTCCTAATCTTGACAGGAAAAAATTGCAGCAGCTCCCCGACCACTTTGGGCCGGACCGCCCCTCCGTGGTTCTGCAGCAGGCCGTGCAGGGCTGCATTGACAGCGCTTTCCAGCAGAAAGCCGTCTTCTCGCTGCTCACGCAGGGGTACGGCGGCGAGAAAATCTCAG CCACGTTTGACGGGAAGCAGCACCTGTTGAGTCTCCCCGTGGTGAACAGCGTCGGCTATGTGCTGCGCTTCCTCAAGAAGCTCTGTCGCAGTCTGCATTGCGAGAACCTCTTCAGCGATCAGCAGTTCACGCACCACCCCTCGGCGAGCTACCACGCCGACAAGTACTATGAGGGGAATGCGCTCTCCA CTGAGACGTCCATGCCTGAAGACTACCTGGCTGACCCCATTGACTCCAAGAGGTACTCCGTGGACCCCAGTGACTCTGCCTTCAACGCCATGGGCTCATCGTACCCGGGCAAGGCCTACGGCTACCGCTCCTGCCAGTCCTTCCCCAGCGGCAGACAGGCCTCTAGTCCAAACACCTTCCAGGAAGGAAACAGAAGTG CCTACAGTCCCTCTCCTGAGTCCCAGGAAGCCAAGCCGCCTCCCAGTAAGGACCCGTCCACTTGGACGGTGGAGGACGTAGTGTGGTTCGTGAAGGATGCAGATCCCCAGGCCCTGGGCCCACACGTCGACGTCTTCAGAAAACAC GAAATTGACGGGTACGCGCTGCTGCTCTTGAAGAGTGACGTGATCATGAAATACCTGGGGTTGAAGCTGGGGCCCGCGCTGAAGCTGTGTTACCACATCGACAAGTTAAAACAGGCCAAGTTCTGA